Proteins co-encoded in one Octopus sinensis linkage group LG6, ASM634580v1, whole genome shotgun sequence genomic window:
- the LOC115212868 gene encoding histone-lysine N-methyltransferase SETMAR-like, translated as MVEQNPRQSITEMSPALGVGIATVSRNLLKIGKLKKLDKWVPHELNENQKNRRGPILLHDNAKPHVARMTLQKLTDLDTRLPHPPHSPYLSLTNYHFLKHLNSFSSDKTFRSKPEVESAFKDFLASKPISFNQRGINNPLDRWQRCIEVHGSYFD; from the exons atGGTTGAACAAAACCCACGTCaaagtatcacagaaatgtcTCCGGCACTTGGTGTCGGTATTGCAACGGTCTCACGCAATCTTCTGAAGATTGGCAAGTTGAAAAAGCTCGATAAATGGGTACCgcatgagctcaatgaaaatcaaaaa AATCGACGTGGTCCAATTCTGCTCCACGATAATGCAaagccacatgttgcaagaatgactCTGCAGAAGCTCACAGATTTGGATACGAGACTACCACATCCTCCACATTCTCCTTATCTTTCACTCACTAACtaccattttttaaagcatttaaactcGTTTTCAAGTGATAAAACTTTTAGATCCAAACCAGAggtggaatcagctttcaaagatttcttagcatcaaagccaataagttttAATCAACGAGGCATAAATAATCCCCTTGATCGATGGCAGAGGTGCATAGAGGTTCACggctcatactttgactaa